Proteins from one Bacteroides mediterraneensis genomic window:
- the upp gene encoding uracil phosphoribosyltransferase, which yields MKIINFNQTNTLFNQFLSEIRNVHVQGDSLRFRRNIERVGEIMAYEISRTLPYHPVSIQTPLATAVENIPAEQPVVATILRAGLPLHQGFLNYFDHAENAFVSAYRKYIDEDNFDIHIEYIASPRLDGKILILTDPMLATGSSMELAYEALLTKGEPAHIHIASVIASRQAIEHIKKVFPAEKTTVWCGAIDPELNAHSYIVPGLGDAGDLCYGEKE from the coding sequence ATGAAAATAATCAACTTTAACCAAACCAACACCCTCTTCAACCAGTTCCTGTCTGAAATCCGTAACGTACATGTACAGGGCGATTCGCTCCGCTTCCGTCGGAACATCGAACGGGTGGGCGAAATCATGGCCTATGAAATCAGCCGTACCCTTCCCTATCATCCGGTTTCAATACAAACTCCGCTGGCCACAGCGGTAGAGAACATTCCCGCCGAACAGCCGGTGGTGGCTACCATCCTCCGTGCCGGACTCCCGCTGCATCAGGGTTTTCTCAACTACTTTGACCATGCCGAAAACGCATTCGTGTCGGCCTATCGCAAATACATCGATGAAGATAATTTCGACATTCACATCGAATACATCGCTTCGCCCCGCCTGGACGGCAAGATTCTGATTCTCACCGACCCGATGCTGGCCACCGGCAGTTCCATGGAACTGGCCTACGAGGCACTGCTCACCAAAGGGGAACCGGCACACATACACATTGCTTCGGTCATTGCCAGCCGCCAGGCCATTGAACATATCAAAAAAGTATTCCCTGCAGAAAAGACTACAGTGTGGTGTGGTGCCATTGACCCGGAACTCAACGCCCATTCGTACATCGTACCGGGACTGGGAGACGCCGGCGATTTGTGCTATGGAGAGAAAGAATAA
- the pckA gene encoding phosphoenolpyruvate carboxykinase (ATP), whose amino-acid sequence MANLDLTKYGITGTVEIVHNPSYDVLFAEETKAGLEGYEKGQVTELGAVNVMTGIYTGRSPKDKFLVKDATSENTVWWTSEEYKNDNKPVTTETWNALKALASKELSNKKLYVVDGYCGANEATRLKVRFIMEVAWQAHFVTNMFIRPSKEELESFEPDFVVYNASKAKVENYKELGLNSETAVVFNLTTKEQVILNTWYGGEMKKGMFSMMNYFNPLRGIASMHCSANTDKEGKSSAIFFGLSGTGKTTLSTDPKRLLIGDDEHGWDNEGVFNYEGGCYAKVINLDKESEPDIYNAIKRDALLENVTVDANGKIDFADKSVTENTRVSYPIYHINNIVKPVSKGPHAKQVIFLSADAFGVLPPVSILNEEQAQYYFLSGFTAKLAGTERGITEPTPTFSACFGAAFLSLHPTKYAEELVKKMKMTGAKAYLVNTGWNGTGKRISIRDTRGIIDAILDGSIEKAPTKTIPYFDFVVPTELPGVDPKILDPRDTYDCACKWEEKAKDLAARFIKNFAKFTGNEAGKALVAAGPKL is encoded by the coding sequence ATGGCAAATTTAGATCTTACTAAGTACGGTATCACTGGAACCGTAGAAATCGTACACAATCCTTCTTACGACGTATTGTTCGCTGAAGAAACAAAAGCTGGTCTGGAAGGTTATGAAAAAGGTCAGGTAACTGAACTGGGTGCAGTAAACGTAATGACTGGTATCTACACTGGTCGTTCTCCTAAAGATAAATTCTTGGTAAAAGACGCTACAAGTGAAAACACTGTATGGTGGACTTCAGAAGAATACAAAAACGATAACAAACCTGTTACTACTGAAACTTGGAATGCTTTGAAAGCTTTGGCTTCAAAAGAATTGTCAAACAAGAAGTTGTATGTAGTTGATGGTTACTGCGGTGCAAACGAAGCTACTCGCTTGAAAGTTCGTTTCATCATGGAAGTTGCATGGCAGGCTCACTTCGTAACTAACATGTTCATCCGTCCTTCTAAAGAAGAACTGGAATCATTCGAACCTGACTTCGTTGTTTACAACGCTTCTAAAGCTAAAGTTGAAAACTACAAAGAACTGGGTCTGAACTCAGAAACTGCAGTTGTCTTCAACTTGACTACTAAGGAACAGGTTATCCTGAACACTTGGTACGGTGGTGAAATGAAGAAAGGTATGTTCTCTATGATGAACTACTTCAACCCGTTGCGTGGTATCGCTTCTATGCACTGTTCTGCTAACACAGACAAAGAAGGAAAGAGCTCAGCTATCTTCTTCGGTTTGTCTGGTACAGGTAAGACAACTTTGTCTACTGACCCGAAACGTCTGTTGATCGGTGATGACGAACACGGATGGGATAACGAAGGTGTATTCAACTACGAAGGTGGTTGCTACGCTAAGGTTATCAACTTGGATAAGGAATCTGAACCGGATATCTACAACGCCATCAAACGTGACGCTTTGCTGGAAAACGTAACTGTAGATGCTAACGGTAAGATTGACTTCGCTGACAAGAGCGTAACTGAAAACACTCGTGTTTCTTATCCTATCTACCACATCAACAACATCGTTAAACCGGTTTCTAAAGGTCCTCACGCAAAACAAGTTATCTTCTTGTCTGCTGATGCATTCGGTGTATTGCCTCCAGTATCTATCTTGAACGAAGAACAGGCTCAGTACTACTTCCTGTCAGGATTTACTGCTAAGTTGGCTGGTACAGAACGTGGTATCACTGAACCGACTCCGACATTCTCAGCTTGCTTCGGTGCTGCTTTCTTGTCATTGCACCCGACTAAATATGCAGAAGAATTGGTTAAGAAGATGAAGATGACTGGTGCAAAAGCATACTTGGTTAACACTGGTTGGAACGGAACTGGCAAACGTATTTCTATCCGTGATACTCGTGGTATCATCGACGCTATCCTGGATGGTTCTATCGAAAAAGCTCCGACTAAGACTATTCCTTACTTCGACTTCGTTGTTCCGACTGAATTGCCGGGTGTTGATCCGAAGATTTTGGATCCGCGTGACACTTACGACTGCGCTTGCAAGTGGGAAGAAAAAGCTAAAGACTTGGCTGCTCGCTTCATCAAGAACTTCGCTAAGTTTACTGGTAACGAAGCTGGTAAAGCTTTGGTTGCTGCTGGTCCGAAATTGTAA
- a CDS encoding nitroreductase, with the protein MKKMIYSMLGAGLLCLSSCGGQTQQSQPAAENEADSTNQVIETIMARRSVRKYLPQPVNRDTMQVILDCGINAPNGQNKQSWAIRVVDNPEFINGLTEVYKKANPKAAEDPDFRNMFRNAPTVVFIANDTAYDFSQVDCGLLGENMILSAWSMGIGSCCLGGPIRFMKTAPGAAEYLKRLNIPEGYDLLYCIAFGYPDESPAAKPRDASKVMFVE; encoded by the coding sequence ATGAAAAAGATGATTTATTCGATGCTGGGGGCAGGCTTGCTCTGTCTTTCCAGCTGTGGCGGTCAGACACAGCAATCACAGCCGGCTGCCGAGAACGAGGCTGACAGTACGAATCAGGTTATAGAGACCATCATGGCACGTCGCAGCGTGCGGAAGTATCTGCCACAACCGGTAAATCGGGATACGATGCAGGTGATTCTGGACTGTGGTATTAATGCGCCTAACGGACAGAACAAACAGTCGTGGGCAATCCGGGTAGTAGACAATCCGGAATTTATCAATGGTCTGACGGAGGTGTACAAGAAAGCTAATCCCAAAGCGGCTGAAGACCCTGATTTCCGGAATATGTTCCGCAATGCACCGACGGTGGTGTTTATTGCCAACGACACCGCCTACGATTTCTCACAAGTGGATTGTGGACTGTTGGGTGAGAACATGATTCTTTCTGCCTGGTCTATGGGCATCGGTTCCTGCTGCCTGGGTGGTCCCATACGTTTCATGAAGACCGCCCCCGGAGCCGCAGAATACCTGAAACGTCTGAACATTCCCGAAGGATATGACCTGTTGTATTGCATTGCCTTCGGATATCCGGATGAATCGCCGGCTGCCAAGCCTCGTGATGCATCGAAAGTGATGTTTGTGGAGTAA
- a CDS encoding LTA synthase family protein: MKKRLAYLGCIFAAILGYFLLQKPVFMLYNGACEKGISFVDYLKVLYHGFTLDAATTGYLTALPWLIILVSIWFRRFPLRKLLVGYYALIALATTLVFIGDMALYPFWGFKLDASIFLYLDSPKNAMASVSVGFILIRVLCILILSALLTWGLYKMTPAQLPQIPQVRKRLTGSLVTILLGGILFIIIRGGVTESTSNVGQAYFCDNEFLNHSAVNPDFSLLSSISKTTDFAQQFNFFDEEKRASLFDGLYADTGENTVSLLNTQRPNVLIVLMESFGGVFVESLGGLPDVSPNLERLSKEGVFFTNCYANSFRTDRGTVCTFSGYQSFPTVSVMKSPAKSRTLPSIAGKLREQGYATDFLYGGDINFTNMKSYLLSSGYQHLTADVDFSLEERQNPWGVNDDITFEYLYQQIKARTGNQPWHTAFLTLSSHEPFEVPYHRLNEKIPNAFAFTDDCLGKFIDKLKALPQWKNLLIVCLPDHGFYYPEEGLVHDPRIHHIPMLWLGGAVKQPMVIDKLMNQSDMAATLLAQMGLSHKEFNFSRNVLGKDYKYPFAYYTYNNGFAFCDSTGVTLIDNNSGKALIESPAPNARRTELGKAILQSSYDDLGAR; the protein is encoded by the coding sequence TTACCTGGGATGTATTTTTGCCGCTATTTTAGGCTATTTCCTGCTTCAGAAACCAGTGTTCATGCTCTACAACGGAGCTTGCGAGAAAGGGATATCCTTCGTGGACTACCTGAAAGTGCTGTATCACGGCTTTACCCTCGATGCAGCCACCACAGGCTATCTCACCGCCCTCCCCTGGCTGATTATCCTGGTGAGTATCTGGTTCCGCCGTTTCCCGCTGCGAAAGCTCCTCGTGGGCTACTATGCGCTGATTGCGCTGGCTACCACCCTCGTCTTCATCGGCGACATGGCCCTGTATCCGTTCTGGGGATTCAAGCTCGATGCCTCCATCTTCCTCTACCTAGACTCTCCGAAAAATGCCATGGCCAGTGTGTCGGTCGGTTTCATCCTGATACGGGTGCTATGTATCCTAATATTGTCGGCCCTGCTCACGTGGGGACTGTATAAAATGACGCCTGCCCAACTTCCCCAAATACCGCAGGTCCGCAAACGTCTTACGGGCAGTCTGGTCACGATTCTGCTGGGGGGTATCCTCTTCATCATCATCCGAGGCGGTGTCACCGAATCAACCAGTAACGTAGGACAGGCGTATTTCTGCGACAACGAGTTCCTGAACCACTCGGCGGTCAACCCGGATTTCAGCCTGCTGTCGTCCATCAGCAAGACGACCGATTTCGCCCAGCAGTTCAATTTCTTTGACGAGGAAAAACGGGCCAGCCTGTTCGACGGATTGTATGCCGACACCGGAGAAAACACGGTATCCCTGCTGAACACGCAACGCCCCAACGTACTGATTGTCCTGATGGAGAGCTTCGGAGGGGTGTTTGTGGAATCGCTGGGAGGTCTCCCGGATGTCAGTCCCAACCTGGAAAGGCTGAGCAAGGAGGGAGTCTTTTTCACGAACTGTTACGCCAACAGTTTCCGCACCGACCGGGGCACGGTCTGCACCTTCAGCGGCTACCAGAGTTTCCCTACCGTGTCGGTCATGAAGTCACCGGCCAAGAGCCGTACGCTGCCTTCCATTGCCGGGAAGCTGCGGGAGCAAGGTTATGCCACCGACTTTCTGTACGGGGGTGACATCAACTTTACCAACATGAAGAGCTACCTGTTAAGCAGTGGTTACCAGCATCTCACGGCCGATGTGGATTTCAGCCTGGAGGAGCGACAGAATCCATGGGGAGTGAACGATGACATCACTTTTGAATATCTCTACCAGCAGATAAAGGCACGCACAGGCAACCAGCCTTGGCACACGGCCTTTCTGACTCTCAGCAGCCACGAACCTTTCGAGGTGCCTTACCATCGCCTGAACGAGAAGATTCCCAATGCCTTCGCCTTTACGGACGACTGCCTGGGAAAATTCATCGACAAGCTCAAGGCGCTTCCACAATGGAAGAACCTGCTCATTGTCTGCCTGCCGGACCATGGCTTCTATTATCCGGAAGAGGGACTGGTGCACGACCCTCGCATCCATCACATCCCGATGCTCTGGCTGGGCGGTGCCGTAAAGCAACCCATGGTCATCGACAAGCTGATGAACCAAAGCGACATGGCCGCTACCCTGCTGGCACAAATGGGACTCAGCCACAAAGAATTCAATTTCAGCCGCAACGTGCTGGGCAAGGATTACAAATACCCCTTTGCCTACTACACCTACAACAACGGCTTTGCCTTCTGCGACAGTACCGGCGTCACCCTGATAGACAACAACTCCGGCAAGGCATTAATAGAATCCCCAGCTCCGAACGCACGACGCACAGAACTGGGGAAAGCGATTCTACAATCTTCTTACGATGATTTGGGAGCGCGATAA